The proteins below are encoded in one region of Brevundimonas fontaquae:
- a CDS encoding 5'-methylthioadenosine/S-adenosylhomocysteine nucleosidase (Enables the cleavage of the glycosidic bond in both 5'-methylthioadenosine and S-adenosylhomocysteine), producing the protein MKLARHGGVSLLYVMAAPAEYGPHLQARIAPLMTGVGPVEAAVSLGAALARLEAAGDLPDLIVSLGSCGSRVLDHAAVYQASSVAYRDMDASPLGFPKGVTPLLDQPAVLPLPCPIPGVPTATLSTGANVVSGAAYDAIDAEMVDMETWALVRAAQIFGVPLIALRGVSDGRAELKALEDWTSTLHHVDENLAVALDRLIAWLEADGPAALEFPALEMSAPPGQDPAHLPAPDSITP; encoded by the coding sequence ATGAAGCTGGCGCGGCATGGCGGGGTTTCGCTGCTCTACGTCATGGCCGCGCCTGCTGAATACGGGCCGCACCTTCAGGCCCGGATCGCGCCGCTGATGACCGGCGTCGGTCCTGTTGAGGCCGCCGTGAGCCTGGGCGCCGCCCTGGCGCGGCTGGAGGCGGCGGGCGATCTGCCGGATCTGATCGTATCGCTGGGCTCGTGCGGATCGCGGGTGCTGGATCATGCGGCGGTCTATCAGGCCTCGTCCGTCGCCTATCGGGATATGGACGCCAGCCCGCTGGGTTTTCCGAAGGGCGTGACCCCCTTGCTGGACCAGCCCGCCGTCCTGCCTTTGCCGTGCCCGATCCCCGGCGTGCCGACGGCGACCCTGTCGACCGGAGCGAACGTCGTGTCCGGCGCCGCCTATGACGCCATCGACGCCGAGATGGTGGACATGGAGACCTGGGCCCTGGTCCGCGCCGCCCAGATCTTCGGTGTGCCCCTGATCGCCTTACGCGGCGTGTCGGACGGTCGCGCCGAGTTGAAGGCTTTGGAGGATTGGACCTCGACCCTGCATCATGTCGACGAGAACCTGGCCGTTGCCCTGGATCGGCTGATCGCGTGGCTGGAGGCCGACGGCCCCGCCGCTCTTGAGTTTCCCGCCCTTGAAATGTCGGCCCCGCCCGGCCAAGACCCCGCCCATCTTCCTGCCCCGGATTCGATCACGCCATGA